A segment of the Artemia franciscana unplaced genomic scaffold, ASM3288406v1 Scaffold_898, whole genome shotgun sequence genome:
ccttaatttcatttgaaataaacttgtttttctaatttaatttctgattttttaaaataatactggaaaatccagcaGCCCCTTTATGGAAACTCTttccccccatgaaaaattattcCATGGAAGATACTCTcgcgtaaccctctccccctgacCCCcaccccaccagaaaaaaatccccctgaaaatgtctatatacttcccaataacaaacattATATGTATACAACTGCCAAAGTTCAAAACTTGCATCCCTTCCCCCTAGgaactttgggggattaagtcgttgTCAAAGACACAGTTACGAAATctttaactatgttgaacaaaatagccatctttaaattttgatccggtgactttggggaaaaagagcgtGAGAGGAGACCTCGTTGCCCTCctactttttggtcacttaaaaagagcgctagagcttttcatttctgttcgaATCAGCCCACTCattacattctaggaccactgggtcgatacgatcacccctgggaaaaaacaacaacaaatgaacACGGATCCGttgtctttcttctggcaaaactacaaaattccacattatatatttaaaatatatgcaCAAAATCCCGAATATATGCTCAATTATAGGTGGAGTATTCCAGAGTCCTTGTCTtttcttcacaatttttatttttcttaatttccctTTGTCTTCTTAATTTTACATATCGAAAGAATTTTCCAGAGTAGACATTTCAGCggagggatatttttttttgaggggggggtctgaaatttattttttaaattaatattaattctttAAACCAAGCGTAACCTTTACAGTAAGGGAAGGAAAGAACGTAATTTCTGTAGACATAGCAAATACTCACACATTTGCATATTTCTGTTCTAtttcttttgcttgttttttttacgtagTCTATTTACTTGGTCtaaatataatttatctttattttatctttaataataaataagttttaatattaaagaTAATATTCGCAGTTTTCTTTAAACCTTTGCCAGGTACTGTCTGcttataagataagataagatttattcatcacgaaaacacacatacaatattacattttactatttccccaaaggctctttggcctgtaaaaaaggggaaaatgaacgagccacttactcagaaaaaaaaaataatcacttactcaaagagagaagagcaaaaaggaaaaaaaaatcacttactcaaagagagaagagcaaaaaggagaagagaggaaaatataaataaaatgaaaaactatagaaaacaaaactaaattgactaatagattgaacagactaaattaattatgtagatctgtagataaaaatagactccaatgaaataataaggaaatatatatgcatacatacacgcatatacacatataaaaagagataaaataatttctaagaagcaaatgaatttttaataatttttttgaacaaaccgaatgagtggcaccttcaagctgattcgggcaacttattccatacaatataactcgcaattaaaggattgaagtctgaccttacacaaggagtaaaaggaacttgaaaatgattttcggtattgcgaagattataattattctgatcagagatgaaagatggctgaacacttaggggacgggggaggtcaccttgaagctgagaaaaagtaaaatatgcacacgaaagaatatacagtgactcgagatcaagcaatgggataactcttgaacggttagtttccttaatgaggtttctagctttattataaaccttagaaagtggttttaacggtgaaggaaaggttgacattcatactattggacagtaggaaacgtaagatcggatcaaggagtgaaaaaggatttccaaaattgatccagggaaaatatgtttgagtttccttaaaataccgagactcctgcatatcttcattttaatcaaatcaatgtgacgcttgaaagacaagttttcatcaacaagaatgaccaaaaaacgaacatatcgatctttagatctgtgaattatcccatttggctgatgaatttctgataacttgggataaatctgagaaacatgcaaaaatatcaaaaaatttgattttgaataatttagggtaagaaaattagcatcaagccatgaaatTACTATCTCAAACAAGTATTCCAAGTTTAATCGAAGCTCGGATTCACATTTCCCCGAAGTCCCGAGtgtgctatcatcagcaaaacaaacaaggacatcagaagatggcgAACTATAGCTGCGactatgggcaagggaaggtttaggatgacagagtctacagcaatgaataggtttctgcttttttactgcgtaaaaaaaatcatttatataaatcaaaaatagcactggccctaaaactgatccctgagggacgccaaaattcacttgtgattgacagaaattaaattgtggattgacagaaattaacctatcattcaaataagattgaaaccaagaaaatacattacccctaatgccaaaatgagacatcttcgatagaagaatttcatgggttaaggaatcgaatgccttacgaatatccaggaatagagcagccggaattaatcccgaatccaattcagaatgtataaaattaaaaagggtcatacaggcatgctcagtggagtgcttcattcggaaaccaaattgaaaatcatgaagaaactctttagattttagaaatttaagcagacgagaaagcatagccttttcaaagattttactaaagcctgataaaattgaaattggtcgataatttgctggatcatttcttggtccacctttatacagaacaataatccgagcacgcttgagaggatctggaaaaaccccatatttaaatgaaagattaacaagttttgtaagaggcacaactattgaaggaagaatagatttaactaccttagcaggaatagaatctggcccagatgaagatgagtctttcaagccattaacaattttagtaatttcaatttctgttactgGCTCTAGAAACATAGACTTAACACAAGACGGCCCGAGGTAAGATCTATAGTCCGACTTAGACCGAGAAAAAGTAGCTGTGGAAGCGATATTATTACCAATACTAgcgaaaaatgaagtaaatgcttcttggacattaagctcaccctctacaatctcatcaccaatgaccagactcataggtaaagagctatattgagaaccaggtttaagcacagaatttattaccttccaagttttacgaatatccttattacacgcagcaaaattatttagataatagagagatttggctttcctacacaaggaattatatatattccggtagatcttgaattgacaaagacgaatagcactcgttgaaagtgtagcgcatttataatacctccagagattatttttccttctccagcttTTGAGAAGTCCGGATGTCATCCATGGGTTTAGAGGAATAATCCTTTTAGACCTGCGATTAGAAGGTGGTACTTTGCAAAGGCtaagaatagcctcttttatGGTTCCATAAAACGACTCAAATAAACCAGAAAAATCCTTGTCATTATCAAATAAGCTCCACGAATTTTTCGCTAATTTAGAACCAAAAAGAGATAACTCATTCTCACCAAACCTAATAGAATAGGAATCAAACACTTGAGCCCGGTTATTCCTTCCCCGATTAAAACTGAACCgagaatatatgggaaaatgatcggagatatcagtaactaaaattgagtttttcttcaagcaaagcgtagagaagatattgtcaatcaaagAAGCTGTAACATTAGTTACTCGTGTGGGGATGGATGTAGTTGGTAGAGTTCGTGCGGCAAGCatggttgaaagaaaatcaactgaagccgaagaatttgaatccatcaaatttatattaaagtcacCCATTATGATTAACTGACACGGACGTTTCAATATTATGTCAAGTATTTCCTCAAGATTCCGAAGAAACAACGAAACCGCGCCACTAGGAAAACGATAAATATTGCCTATGATTAGATCAATACCATTAactttaatttctataaattgtgactcaaagataccttcaaaattccttgataagTCATCCCGTAAGCAATAATgcaaattactagatatatacATGGCAAGACCTCCTTTAGCCATCTTGCAGCGGTTTATATGTTCCATTTTGTAGCCATGGATATCCAATAGCATTTCATTGCGATAATCCAAAAATGTCTCGCACAAACCAACAACATCAGGCTGTCCATCCGAAAatatttgtcttaaattatctATTGACGAGGAAAGACCCTGAATGTTAAGTTGAAGTGCAGTCAGAGAATAATTTCCATTGGTAACCTCCTCTCCCCCCAATTCCGAAACATATTTACTATTACAAACAGGGTTTATATTAGTCAGGTTTTGGTTAACCTGACCCACAGAATTATTCACAATACTAATTAgatcaaaaggattattttcaagCTCGCAAAGGCGTCTCTCACGacttaaaatattgacaaaagcaGGTTTTACTTGGAGTCCATTTAAATCACcagatgaacaaaaaagaaatctttaccTAAATCTATTACGAAAGAAAAACCTGTCAAAGGATTATagatacataaataatttatagCACAGAAGGTACTATCGGGATGAACCatgagcatgaaaaaaaaaaaaataaaataaataaatgaaaggaaataaatagaaactgtaaaaaagacTGACTTAGGAAAGGATACGcatcaagaaaatattaaccAGCGAGAGTAAATGAAATCTCCTACCAAAACAAATCTctctaaatggaaaaaaagcaagaaagaaaaaatacatataaaacggaaaaaaagaaaagaagaaaatataaacaaaaaccttacaacaaaataaacaaatgtaaaaaaacactAATCATAACATATGAAACTAAGTAACTAAATACAGTCGGTGATAGAACGGATTTTCATGACTGTTGACCCTATACTAGGCTTTGCCAAAATTTGACCCTGATCTGACCAAACATTTCGTTGACCATACTTGTCTTTCGTTGCGTTCAAAATGTCCCGGCGACGTTTAGTTAGAGACTCCGATACAAAAACACCAGTTGAAGCAAGTTTAGCTTTTGCTTTAAACACTCTACGGGCCACATCTTTGCGAGAAAATTTAACAACGATCGGAGCAACTCTAATAGACCTTTCTTCATGCTGTGTAGTCGGATTATTCAATCGCAGACGGTATACATTAATCAAATCAGAAGAAGAGACGTCTgtcacagacattttgctatttataatgcgAGATATTGTCGCACGAGTGTCCTCACCAGGTAACTGTTTTACCCTATGAAAAACAAGACTATCGAGTAAGGATTCCTGATCATAatcatcaagctttttttctattctactaatcctctcctccaaattttcaatttgatttctcAGACTACTTAGAGTCTgctcaatttttccaaactttggACTAAACTCGAGTGTTACTGAGTCAAAAACCTGGCTGACTATCAGTTCAGTAGCCTCTTTCAGTGACCTTGGGTCTTTAAACTTTTCAGTCactttctttgttatattatcCAGCAGATCACTTCTGGTCTTCTCTAGTTGGGCTTCAGTTGCAACTAATTTGTCATAAATTGGGGCAATACTTGAAGAAACTgagttagaccctaatttatcacttgcttTCAGGGCTAAAAAAGTCTTAGAAAGAGT
Coding sequences within it:
- the LOC136043740 gene encoding uncharacterized protein LOC136043740; its protein translation is MACEKIGKDLQIGKDSYGKPTYLFFCYGSHDEFRLIEANLQEYNPKTIDSSTPAVKKAIVELDNTPEVYKTLSKTFLALKASDKLGSNSVSSSIAPIYDKLVATEAQLEKTRSDLLDNITKKVTEKFKDPRSLKEATELIVSQVFDSVTLEFSPKFGKIEQTLSSLRNQIENLEERISRIEKKLDDYDQESLLDSLVFHRVKQLPGEDTRATISRIINSKMSVTDVSSSDLINVYRLRLNNPTTQHEERSIRVAPIVVKFSRKDVARRVFKAKAKLASTGVFVSESLTKRRRDILNATKDKYGQRNVWSDQGQILAKPSIGSTVMKIRSITDCI